A part of Paenarthrobacter sp. A20 genomic DNA contains:
- a CDS encoding DUF4192 domain-containing protein: MNALTIKDPADLLSFIGHTLGFWPNESLVCITLDKGKVGATLRIDLPRYPGAELHYARTVSSYLTSDTSATSIVFALYTSHYCEPGQPKPHAATIAALTGVLAENGITIRDGIFVDDNTYSPYDSEPGQDITLPLSTTEYSRVNAEFIYRGSTIEPTNRITLPTPTQEADHATAVETCMNTIRSQAPHHAALQASHLWTGMLDSNDFPTDDDCTTLIANFQFPHIRDRLMADIPGINEPPQHTLFAQNQTAPQWSRVEWAQQLLIHAYTRTSPQHAAPILTTIGYINWWEGRGSKAHQYMQLALDTDPGYRFARLTDHVLGAGIIAGWNTNQNTAYKTRLDMP, translated from the coding sequence ATGAATGCGCTCACCATCAAAGACCCCGCAGACCTGCTCAGCTTCATCGGGCACACCCTAGGGTTCTGGCCCAACGAGAGTCTGGTCTGCATCACCTTGGACAAGGGAAAAGTCGGAGCCACCCTCCGCATCGACCTACCCCGCTACCCCGGAGCCGAACTTCACTACGCCCGCACCGTCAGCAGCTACCTCACCAGCGACACCAGCGCGACAAGCATCGTCTTCGCCCTCTACACCTCACACTACTGCGAACCCGGCCAGCCCAAACCACACGCAGCAACCATCGCCGCACTCACCGGAGTCCTCGCCGAAAACGGCATCACCATCCGTGACGGAATCTTCGTCGACGACAACACCTACTCCCCCTACGACAGCGAACCCGGACAAGACATCACCCTGCCCCTCAGCACCACCGAATACAGCCGCGTCAACGCCGAATTCATCTACCGCGGCAGCACCATCGAACCCACCAACCGCATCACCCTCCCAACGCCGACCCAAGAAGCAGACCACGCCACCGCCGTCGAGACGTGCATGAACACCATCCGATCACAGGCACCCCATCACGCGGCGCTACAAGCGAGCCATCTCTGGACGGGCATGCTCGACAGCAACGACTTCCCCACCGACGATGACTGCACCACGCTCATCGCGAACTTCCAATTCCCCCACATCCGCGACAGGCTCATGGCCGACATTCCCGGCATCAACGAACCACCACAACATACCCTCTTCGCCCAAAACCAGACAGCACCCCAATGGTCACGCGTCGAGTGGGCACAACAACTCCTCATCCACGCCTACACACGAACCAGCCCACAACATGCAGCACCCATCCTCACCACCATCGGCTACATCAACTGGTGGGAAGGCCGAGGATCCAAAGCACACCAATACATGCAACTCGCCCTCGACACCGACCCCGGCTACCGCTTCGCCAGACTCACCGACCACGTGCTAGGCGCAGGAATCATCGCAGGCTGGAACACCAACCAAAACACCGCCTACAAAACCCGGCTCGACATGCCCTGA
- a CDS encoding DUF5677 domain-containing protein — protein sequence MSAEIVTKLLELLDDLIQDARKVALSTNPDTELGRFDRGVFERCISVIHAARVLVSAGHWETATSPVRQLYEIVLNMEHLNSYHDRELAAIKFIRFGSLQEALATLANLEYEHERGERTQLKQVLEIRQALEGETYDEFRAKPRRDGSPQWRQTWCGRNIAELARESTNRLHHVNYKLLYSAWSEQTHGSPGALLPRIVDSIYPERIDPLHSEIESETRVILMALVLFRELWTLLPGIPPQSPAASQEQALRMNVLAEARKANGKPFIIAFDL from the coding sequence CATCCAGGACGCGAGAAAAGTAGCGCTCTCGACCAACCCCGACACCGAACTCGGGCGATTCGATCGTGGCGTCTTCGAACGCTGTATCAGCGTCATCCATGCAGCCCGCGTCCTCGTGTCAGCCGGCCACTGGGAAACAGCCACTTCTCCTGTCCGTCAGCTTTACGAAATCGTCCTGAACATGGAACATCTCAACAGCTATCACGATAGGGAACTCGCCGCGATCAAGTTCATCAGATTCGGGAGCCTGCAGGAAGCCTTGGCAACTCTCGCAAACCTCGAGTACGAGCATGAACGAGGGGAACGAACACAGCTGAAACAAGTCCTCGAAATCAGGCAGGCCCTCGAAGGAGAAACTTACGACGAATTTCGTGCCAAGCCTCGACGGGACGGTTCGCCTCAATGGAGGCAGACCTGGTGCGGCAGAAACATCGCAGAGCTAGCCAGGGAATCGACGAACCGGCTTCACCACGTGAACTACAAGCTCCTATACTCGGCATGGTCCGAACAGACCCACGGGTCCCCAGGTGCGCTGCTCCCGCGAATCGTGGATAGCATCTATCCCGAGAGGATCGACCCCCTCCACAGCGAAATTGAATCGGAAACGCGAGTGATTCTGATGGCCTTGGTCCTCTTCCGAGAACTATGGACCCTGCTCCCCGGAATCCCTCCCCAAAGCCCTGCTGCTTCGCAGGAACAGGCACTTCGCATGAACGTCCTCGCGGAGGCACGCAAAGCCAACGGCAAACCATTCATCATTGCGTTCGACCTTTGA
- a CDS encoding ANTAR domain-containing protein, which yields MEGRADISLACGIIIGKKGCSQSEAFEMLMNSSNLRNLKVHVIAAEVVAGTGETRLPPFER from the coding sequence ATGGAGGGCAGGGCCGACATCAGCTTGGCCTGTGGCATCATCATCGGCAAAAAGGGATGCAGTCAGTCTGAGGCCTTCGAAATGCTCATGAACTCCTCAAATCTCCGGAACCTGAAGGTTCATGTGATCGCCGCGGAAGTTGTCGCGGGGACGGGGGAGACCCGCCTACCGCCCTTTGAACGATAG